The following coding sequences lie in one Spinacia oleracea cultivar Varoflay chromosome 1, BTI_SOV_V1, whole genome shotgun sequence genomic window:
- the LOC110776407 gene encoding ras-related protein RABB1c: MSSPYDYLFKYIVIGDTGVGKSCLNLQFTDKRFKPVHAITIGAEFGSRTITIDNNKNKKVIKLQIWDTGGQEAYRSITRSYYRGAAAALLVYDITRRETFNHLETWLNDARQHALSENMTVVLVGNKCDVPCRMREVSVEEGKVFAKDHGLMGFVECSAKTGENVDEVFVKTAAVIYNKIQDGVFNLLNDFNCGIKVGYGDVKGDNYVTTFQTGACCGGSNRSDFKFKD, encoded by the coding sequence ATGTCATCGCCATACGATTACCTTTTCAAATACATCGTAATCGGAGATACAGGAGTCGGGAAATCATGTCTCAATCTACAGTTCACAGACAAGAGGTTTAAACCCGTACATGCGATTACAATCGGTGCCGAATTCGGGTCCAGAACGATTACAATTGAtaataacaaaaacaaaaaggtAATAAAGTTACAAATATGGGATACGGGTGGTCAAGAAGCGTATAGATCAATCACAAGATCGTACTACCGGGGTGCTGCAGCTGCACTTCTGGTTTACGACATTACAAGAAGAGAGACGTTTAATCATCTAGAAACTTGGCTAAATGATGCACGACAACACGCTCTTAGCGAGAATATGACAGTTGTGCTTGTAGGGAATAAGTGTGATGTTCCTTGTCGTATGAGGGAAGTAAGCGTCGAAGAAGGGAAAGTGTTTGCCAAGGATCATGGGTTGATGGGATTTGTCGAGTGTTCTGCTAAAACTGGTGAAAATGTTGACGAGGTTTTTGTTAAAACTGCTGCTGTTATCTATAACAAGATTCAGGATGGTGTTTTTAATTTATTGAATGACTTTAATTGTGGGATTAAGGTTGGATATGGGGATGTTAAAGGAGATAATTATGTCACAACTTTTCAAACCGGAGCTTGTTGTGGTGGTTCAAATAGGTCTGATTTTAAATTTAAAGATTAG
- the LOC110776404 gene encoding uncharacterized protein yields MAANSENKGVETFRLFQSTDESKNKPKFGGLGFMDSPETPLPPPPPCVEVLPSEVSSSVKYIVEQVDLGVLTLLKGRVRTKEVFALSNSDLVPGKYEGGLKLWEGSLDLVKALHSEIQKGDLSFQGKKVLELGCGHGLPGIFASLKGAGSVHFQDFNAEVLKCLTLPNVNTNIPPGTSVSDSCEIRYFAGDWGELDRILPHAHTISSDATLSDSNPKTGYDVILMAETVYSISTLQSLYNLVKNCVSRPHGVIYFSAKKHYFGVGGGSRQFLSIVEKESMMTASRIAEVADGSSNLREVWKLSCK; encoded by the exons ATGGCGGCAAATTCCGAG AATAAAGGGGTCGAAACGTTTCGGCTATTTCAATCAACAGATGAGAGTAAAAACAAGCCCAAATTCGGAGGATTAGGGTTTATGGATTCCCCAGAAACCCCTCTTCCTCCTCCACCCCCTTGTGTAGAAGTACTCCCTTCCGAG GTTTCTAGTTCTGTGAAGTATATTGTGGAGCAGGTTGATTTGGGGGTTCTTACTTTGCTTAAG GGTCGTGTGCGTACAAAAGAGGTTTTCGCATTGTCAAACTCTGATTTGGTTCCTGGGAAATATGAAG GAGGTCTTAAACTCTGGGAAGGCTCACTTGATTTGGTGAAAGCTCTCCATTCAGAGATACAAAAAGGGGATTTATCATTTCAAGGGAAGAAAGTTTTAGAG CTTGGATGTGGCCATGGGCTTCCTGGCATCTTTGCCTCCCTCAAG GGTGCAGGATCCGTCCATTTTCAAGATTTCAATGCAGAGGTCTTAAAATGCCTCACGCTTCCTAATGTTAATACAAATATTCCCCCTGGAACTAGTGTTTCCGATAGTTGTGAAATTCGTTACTTTGCTGGTGACTGGGGAGAACTGGATCGTATTCTTCCCCATGCTCACACAATCAGTAGTGATGCCACATTATCTGATAGCAATCCAAAGACTGGATATGATGTGATTTTGATGGCGGAAACTGTTTATTCCATCTCCACCCTACAGAGTCTTTACAACCTTGTTAAGAAC TGTGTCAGCCGTCCACATGGTGTTATCTATTTTTCTGCAAAGAAGCATTACTTTGGCGTAGGTGGAGGATCAAGGCAATTCTTGTCTATTGTGGAGAAAGAGA GCATGATGACAGCCAGCCGAATTGCTGAAGTGGCTGATGGCTCATCAAACCTCAGAGAGGTTTGGAAACTGTCGTGCAAGTGA
- the LOC110776405 gene encoding protein RALF-like 32, with translation MRRTLIYFPSKGETIINKEHKAMRKLTCCLFLIVISIPVHHVHGVEAKKKTGTNLQCNGSRIGECEEEEENEMLMVSDIARRVLEERRYISYGALNRDQPACGGPRGQAYSNNAECLGPAANPYHRGCSKYYRCRSDT, from the coding sequence ATGAGGAGGACACTTATATACTTCCCCTCTAAAGGAGAAACCATCATAAATAAGGAACACAAAGCCATGAGAAAACTTACATGTTGTTTGTTCCTTATAGTGATCAGTATCCCAGTCCACCACGTCCATGGTGTTGAAGCGAAGAAGAAGACAGGTACAAACTTGCAGTGTAATGGTTCAAGAATAGGTGAAtgcgaagaagaagaagagaatgaGATGTTAATGGTGTCAGATATAGCACGGAGAGTTCTTGAAGAGCGGAGGTACATCTCGTATGGTGCTTTGAACAGAGATCAACCTGCCTGCGGTGGTCCTCGTGGTCAGGCCTATTCCAACAATGCTGAATGTCTTGGTCCTGCAGCCAACCCTTATCACAGAGGTTGCTCTAAGTATTATCGCTGTAGATCAGATACCTAG
- the LOC110776406 gene encoding selenium-binding protein 2 — protein sequence MASVDVAVIEHGEIEKNGGNICCHGKGPGYATPLEAMAGPREALLYVTCVYTGTGREKPDYLGTVDVDPNSPTYSKVIHRLSVPNLGDELHHSGWNSCSSCHGDSSADRRFLVLPSLISGRVYIVNTKKNPKTPSLHKVVEPEEILAKTGLAYPHTSHCLASGDILISCLGGSDGKAEGNGFLLLDSEFNVKGRWEKPGHSPSFGYDFWYQPRHKTMISSSWGAPLAFSKGFNPQHVSEGLYGRHLYVYSWPDGELKQTMDLGNTGLIPLEIRFLHDPSKDTGYVGCALSSNMVRFFKNPDGSWSHEVAASVKPIKVQNWVLPEMPGLITDFLISLDDRFIYFSNWLHGDIRQYNIEDPKNPVLTGQVWIGGLIRKGSSVSAVAEDGSTYQVDVPDVQGKKLRGGPQMIQLSLDGKRLYVTNSLFSAWDNQFYPELKEHGSHMLQIDVDSEKGGLAINHNFFVDFGLEPDGPSLAHEMRYPGGDCTSDIWI from the exons ATGGCAAGTGTGGATGTAGCAGTAATTGAGCATGGAGAAATAGAGAAAAATGGCGGAAATATTTGCTGCCATGGAAAAGGCCCAGGCTATGCTACTCCCTTGGAGGCCATGGCTGGTCCTAGAGAAGCTCTTCTTTATGTTACTTGTGTATATACTG GAACTGGAAGAGAGAAGCCTGACTACTTGGGCACAGTTGACGTGGATCCAAACTCTCCTACATATTCGAAAGTTATCCATCGATTGTCTGTTCCTAATTTGGGGGATGAGTTGCATCATTCAGGTTGGAATTCCTGCAGTTCTTGCCATGGAGACTCGTCTGCTGACAGACGTTTTCTCGTGCTTCCTTCTTTAAT ATCAGGAAGGGTGTACATTGTAAATACAAAAAAGAATCCGAAGACCCCGTCGTTGCACAAAGTTGTTGAGCCTGAAGAGATCTTGGCGAAGACTGGATTAGCTTACCCGCACACTTCTCATTGCCTTGCCTCCGGTGACATCCTTATCTCATGCCTCGGTGGCAGCGATGGGAAAGCCGAGGGAAATGGGTTTCTCTTACTCGACTCTGAATTTAATGTAAAAGGAAG GTGGGAAAAGCCGGGACATAGTCCATCCTTTGGCTATGATTTCTGGTACCAACCCCGGCATAAGACAATGATAAGCTCATCATGGGGAGCCCCTTTGGCGTTTTCCAAGGGTTTCAACCCTCAACATGTGTCAGAGGGCTTATATGGAAGACATTTATATGTATATAGCTGGCCTGATGGTGAATTGAAACAGACAATGGACCTCGGAAATACTGGACTTATACCCTTGGAG ATACGATTCCTTCATGACCCTTCTAAAGATACTGGTTATGTTGGGTGTGCACTATCAAGTAACATGGTTCGATTTTTCAAGAACCCAGATGGATCTTGGAGCCATGAG GTTGCAGCATCTGTGAAACCAATAAAGGTGCAAAACTGGGTTCTTCCTGAGATGCCTGGGCTGATAACTGACTTCTTAATCTCCCTAGATGATCGATTCATTTACTTCTCGAATTGGCTTCATGGAGATATCCGACAGTATAACATTGAGGATCCCAAGAACCCCGTCTTGACTGGCCAAGTGTGGATTGGAGGACTTATCCGCAAGGGAAGTTCTGTTTCAGCAGTAGCTGAAGATGGTTCAACTTATCAGGTTGATGTTCCAGATGTTCAG GGCAAGAAACTGAGAGGTGGACCTCAGATGATACAATTAAGTTTAGATGGGAAGCGGCTTTATGTGACCAACTCCCTCTTTAGCGCATGGGATAATCAGTTTTATCCTGAACTAAAGGAGCATGGATCTCATATGTTGCAAATAGATGTCGACTCTGAGAAAGGTGGACTTGCTATAAATCACAACTTCTTCGTAGATTTTGGGTTGGAGCCTGATGGTCCTTCGCTTGCCCATGAAATGAGATACCCAGGGGGTGACTGCACATCAGATATATGGATTTGA